One stretch of Chloroflexota bacterium DNA includes these proteins:
- a CDS encoding TrkA family potassium uptake protein, with amino-acid sequence MLTSPRRRLVRAQLRDAFVLLREFRFSLLLFALLVGIGTFCFWQWYEAPGDGARLTPSRALYAAFSLIFFQTGNVPYPDNLWIDTLYYLMPIIGLGIIGDGLARFGVQIFNKEMRKEEWNVSLASTYANHVIVCGAGHVGYRVIEQLAQMGEEVVVVESNRANRFTERVRDRLHFPLIVADATRTDTLQQAGVERARAVIPCTSNDMINLEIALNARELNPQVRIVMRMFDADLARKLNNGFGLGAVFSTAALAAPAIAAAVREHDIRQALYVDDTLVALAPVDIQPGSLLAGQTVAQVEQALDVNLVLHRRNGAVDYRPDHGITLQTGDHIIVFGTLDGLNRARRRNGGHEHQ; translated from the coding sequence ATGCTCACATCGCCCCGGCGCCGGCTGGTTCGCGCGCAGCTGCGCGACGCGTTCGTCCTGCTGCGCGAGTTTCGCTTCTCGCTACTGCTGTTCGCGCTGCTGGTCGGCATCGGTACCTTCTGCTTCTGGCAGTGGTACGAGGCGCCCGGCGACGGCGCGCGCCTGACGCCCAGCCGCGCGCTGTATGCGGCCTTCTCGCTGATCTTCTTCCAGACCGGCAACGTTCCGTACCCGGACAACCTCTGGATCGACACGCTGTACTACCTGATGCCGATCATCGGGCTGGGCATCATCGGCGATGGTCTGGCGCGTTTCGGCGTGCAGATCTTCAACAAAGAAATGCGCAAGGAGGAGTGGAACGTGTCGCTGGCCTCAACGTATGCTAACCATGTCATCGTGTGCGGCGCGGGCCACGTCGGCTACCGCGTGATTGAGCAACTGGCGCAGATGGGCGAGGAGGTGGTGGTGGTCGAGAGCAATCGCGCCAACCGCTTCACCGAGCGCGTGCGCGACCGACTGCATTTCCCGCTGATTGTGGCCGACGCCACGCGCACGGACACACTGCAGCAGGCGGGCGTCGAGCGGGCGCGAGCCGTGATTCCCTGCACCAGCAACGACATGATCAATCTGGAAATCGCGCTGAATGCGCGCGAACTGAACCCGCAGGTGCGCATCGTCATGCGCATGTTCGACGCCGATCTCGCGCGAAAGCTGAACAACGGCTTCGGGCTCGGCGCGGTCTTCAGCACGGCGGCGCTGGCCGCCCCGGCCATTGCCGCCGCGGTGCGCGAGCATGACATCCGGCAGGCGCTCTATGTAGACGATACATTGGTGGCGCTGGCCCCCGTCGACATTCAGCCCGGCTCGCTGCTCGCCGGACAGACCGTCGCGCAGGTCGAGCAGGCGCTCGATGTGAACCTGGTGCTGCACCGGCGCAACGGCGCGGTGGACTACCGGCCCGACCACGGTATTACGCTGCAGACCGGCGACCACATCATTGTGTTTGGCACGCTCGACGGATTGAACCGCGCGCGCCGGCGCAACGGCGGGCACGAGCACCAGTAA
- a CDS encoding tryptophanase translates to MPFVASTTIEPFRIKSVEPIGITTPEQRRAALEGAGLNVFSLRAEDVLIDLLTDSGTGAMSAAQWGAMMVGDESYAGSRSFYKFEAQVKLITGYRYVLPTHQGRAAEHILFSTVLRAGQIVPSNTHFDTTRANVELQHVEARDLLPVEGRTPMLDRPFKGDLDVAALEALLQSGEHERVPLVMITVTNNAGGGQPVSMANIRAVSAVCRKHGVPFFIDACRFAENAMFIKLREPGYADKTPLAIAQEMFGYADGATMSAKKDGLSNIGGFLALNDAGWHERCRTTMIPIEGFSTYGGLAGYDMEALAVGLSEVLDENYLRYRLEHTAYLGQKLLDAGVPIVRPPGGHAIFVDAGALLDHIPWHQFPGTALSAYLYEISGVRACEIGSVMFAHKAADGTAMPAPNELMRMAIPRRMYTRSHLDYVAEAIIYAAAHKREIRGVRFTYEAPVLRHFTARFEWSDR, encoded by the coding sequence ATGCCCTTCGTTGCTTCAACGACCATCGAACCGTTCCGCATCAAAAGCGTCGAGCCGATCGGGATTACGACGCCGGAGCAACGCCGCGCCGCGCTGGAAGGCGCGGGGCTGAACGTCTTTTCCCTGCGGGCCGAGGATGTGCTGATCGACCTGCTGACCGACTCCGGCACCGGCGCGATGAGCGCGGCGCAGTGGGGCGCGATGATGGTCGGCGATGAGTCCTACGCCGGCAGCCGTTCGTTCTACAAATTCGAGGCGCAGGTTAAGCTGATCACCGGCTACCGTTACGTGCTGCCGACGCACCAGGGCCGCGCCGCCGAGCACATCCTCTTCAGCACGGTGCTGCGCGCGGGCCAGATCGTGCCGAGCAACACCCACTTCGACACCACGCGCGCCAACGTCGAATTGCAGCATGTGGAGGCGCGCGACCTGCTGCCCGTCGAAGGCCGCACGCCGATGCTCGACCGCCCGTTCAAAGGCGACCTCGACGTGGCGGCGCTGGAAGCGCTGCTGCAATCCGGGGAGCACGAGCGAGTGCCGCTGGTGATGATCACCGTGACCAACAACGCGGGCGGCGGCCAGCCGGTCTCGATGGCCAATATCCGCGCCGTGAGCGCGGTCTGCCGCAAGCACGGCGTCCCGTTCTTCATCGATGCCTGCCGCTTCGCCGAGAACGCCATGTTCATCAAGCTGCGCGAGCCAGGCTACGCCGACAAGACGCCGCTGGCGATCGCGCAGGAGATGTTTGGCTACGCCGACGGCGCGACGATGAGCGCGAAGAAGGACGGGCTGAGCAATATCGGCGGCTTCCTGGCGCTGAACGACGCCGGGTGGCACGAGCGCTGCCGCACCACGATGATCCCGATTGAAGGCTTCTCCACGTACGGCGGCCTGGCCGGGTACGACATGGAGGCGCTGGCGGTCGGACTGAGCGAGGTGCTGGACGAGAACTACCTGCGCTACCGGCTGGAGCACACCGCCTACCTCGGCCAGAAGTTGCTCGACGCTGGCGTGCCGATCGTGCGGCCGCCCGGCGGCCATGCGATCTTCGTGGATGCCGGCGCCCTGCTCGACCACATCCCGTGGCACCAGTTTCCGGGCACGGCACTGAGCGCGTATCTGTACGAGATTTCGGGCGTGCGCGCCTGCGAGATCGGCAGCGTCATGTTTGCGCACAAGGCGGCCGACGGCACGGCGATGCCCGCGCCGAACGAACTGATGCGCATGGCGATTCCGCGCCGCATGTACACGCGCTCGCACCTCGACTATGTGGCCGAGGCGATCATCTACGCGGCGGCGCACAAGCGCGAGATCCGCGGCGTGCGCTTTACGTACGAAGCGCCCGTGCTGCGGCACTTCACGGCGCGGTTTGAGTGGAGCGACCGCTAG